In Streptomyces capitiformicae, one genomic interval encodes:
- a CDS encoding SET domain-containing protein-lysine N-methyltransferase, with protein MSDLEVRNSSCGRGVFALRSFQEGEVVQRCPVMVVPPTECQYRRVIRALSFYSYTWTEPHWPGRGTAICLGYGSLFNNSDDDPNLTWMPDPDSARAIVFSAKRDIAVGEELTHSYNWSEEHAKIGFGPTDIDGLPIVESASAAGAGNSREGR; from the coding sequence GTGAGTGATCTGGAAGTTCGTAACTCTTCCTGCGGGCGTGGCGTGTTCGCCCTCCGAAGTTTCCAGGAAGGGGAGGTGGTCCAACGATGTCCTGTCATGGTTGTTCCTCCGACGGAGTGCCAGTATCGGCGGGTCATTCGAGCCCTTTCTTTCTATAGCTATACCTGGACGGAGCCGCATTGGCCGGGGCGGGGAACGGCGATCTGTCTGGGGTACGGCTCGCTGTTCAACAATTCAGATGACGACCCGAATCTGACATGGATGCCTGACCCTGACAGCGCTCGAGCGATCGTCTTCAGTGCGAAACGCGACATTGCGGTCGGCGAGGAACTCACCCACAGCTACAACTGGTCGGAAGAGCACGCCAAGATCGGCTTCGGGCCTACCGACATCGACGGTTTGCCTATCGTGGAGTCGGCGTCCGCTGCGGGCGCGGGGAATTCCCGCGAAGGAAGGTGA
- a CDS encoding right-handed parallel beta-helix repeat-containing protein, which yields MAFPAPASAAPRTVYVSPSGTGTDCSSAQPCSLTAAQAAVRSLNDAMSDDIVVQLADGVYRLAQPLRLTAEDSGSGGHTVMWQAAPSARPVITGARAVTGWSVADAARNIWKADVPAGLDARQLYVDGAVATRARTQVNRADFTASSAGMRFSGGALSYLNNLANQSRIEVESVNSFTDRYSPVQSISANFITMQQPAWNNNNFGYDTLMRPHRAGPFYLSNAYEFLDSPGEWYLNPTAGALYYIPLAGQNMSTVSVELPTLQSLVNVGGTYSEPAHHITFSGITFTGTSWLGPSSNQGYADQQTGAYIAGNWNWPSFDSCHNGCTQFEAARPHWLQMPAAVQISAANTITFTDSRFVNLGQTAIGIGNDANAHASGVGLGAGNITVTRSEIARSSAGGILVGGVRADAHHPSDQRMVNRDITISNNRIHDLGADHRGIVSVLTTYVTNSTVAQNEVYNMPYSGMSIGYGWGANDAGGSNHYANRGLYNYQPRYTTPTTASNNRLIGNYIHDVMQQMNDGGCIYTLGWNPSALISRNHCLRTNGHFGLYFDEGSKYYTATNNVFSNTGTWATANYWGGENMGNWTVTNNWSTNGSTNVTNGDRGNVVSGNVTVTNGNWPSGAQDVMASAGPQDTTPPPTTAQRIVGAQSGRCLTVPGSSTTNGTQIQLWDCTGDRSSCSRTPISRSASADRGTHQQRGDMMSDPEEHMTDPESAGEVLPDEELDAIAGGDAGRKPRPPYL from the coding sequence ATGGCGTTCCCCGCGCCCGCATCCGCAGCTCCCCGCACTGTGTACGTCTCGCCGTCCGGCACCGGCACTGACTGTTCCAGCGCGCAGCCGTGCTCACTGACAGCCGCGCAGGCGGCGGTGCGATCGCTCAACGACGCCATGTCGGACGACATCGTGGTGCAGTTGGCCGACGGTGTGTACCGGCTGGCTCAACCCTTGCGGCTGACGGCGGAGGACTCCGGCTCAGGCGGCCACACGGTCATGTGGCAGGCCGCCCCGTCGGCGCGTCCGGTGATCACCGGTGCCCGGGCGGTCACCGGCTGGTCGGTGGCCGACGCAGCCAGGAACATCTGGAAGGCCGACGTGCCCGCCGGTCTCGATGCCCGGCAGCTCTACGTCGACGGCGCCGTCGCCACCCGGGCACGCACGCAGGTGAACAGGGCCGATTTCACGGCCTCCAGCGCCGGAATGAGGTTCTCGGGCGGTGCGCTGAGCTATTTGAACAACCTGGCCAACCAGAGCCGGATCGAGGTGGAGAGCGTCAACTCCTTCACCGACCGGTACTCGCCGGTGCAGAGCATCAGTGCGAACTTCATCACGATGCAGCAGCCGGCGTGGAACAACAACAACTTCGGCTACGACACCCTCATGCGGCCACACCGGGCCGGTCCGTTCTACCTGTCCAACGCGTACGAGTTCCTGGACTCGCCCGGCGAGTGGTACCTCAACCCCACGGCCGGAGCCTTGTACTACATCCCCCTGGCCGGGCAGAACATGAGCACCGTCAGCGTGGAACTGCCGACGCTGCAGTCGCTGGTGAACGTCGGGGGCACGTACAGCGAGCCGGCGCACCACATCACGTTCAGCGGGATCACCTTCACCGGTACGAGCTGGCTGGGCCCCAGCAGCAACCAGGGTTACGCAGACCAGCAGACCGGCGCGTACATCGCCGGCAACTGGAACTGGCCGAGCTTCGACTCCTGCCACAACGGCTGCACGCAGTTCGAGGCCGCCCGGCCACACTGGCTGCAGATGCCGGCCGCCGTGCAGATCTCCGCCGCCAACACCATCACCTTCACCGACTCCCGGTTCGTCAACCTGGGCCAGACGGCCATCGGTATCGGCAACGACGCCAACGCGCACGCCAGCGGCGTCGGCCTGGGCGCCGGCAACATCACGGTGACCCGGTCGGAGATCGCCCGGAGCTCAGCCGGTGGCATTCTCGTGGGCGGCGTGCGCGCCGACGCCCACCACCCCAGCGACCAGCGCATGGTCAACAGGGACATCACGATCAGCAACAACCGCATCCACGACCTCGGGGCGGACCACCGGGGCATCGTCTCTGTCCTGACCACGTACGTCACCAACAGCACCGTCGCCCAGAACGAGGTCTACAACATGCCGTACTCCGGCATGTCGATCGGGTACGGCTGGGGCGCCAACGACGCGGGCGGCAGTAACCACTATGCCAACCGCGGCCTGTACAACTACCAGCCGCGCTACACGACGCCGACCACCGCGTCCAACAACCGGCTCATCGGCAACTACATCCACGATGTCATGCAGCAGATGAACGACGGTGGCTGCATCTACACGCTCGGATGGAACCCGAGCGCGCTGATCAGCCGGAACCACTGCCTGCGGACCAACGGACACTTCGGGCTGTACTTCGACGAGGGCTCGAAGTACTACACGGCCACCAACAATGTCTTCTCGAACACCGGTACGTGGGCGACGGCCAACTACTGGGGTGGCGAGAACATGGGGAACTGGACCGTCACCAACAACTGGTCGACCAACGGCAGCACGAACGTGACCAACGGGGACCGCGGCAACGTGGTCTCCGGCAATGTCACGGTCACCAATGGCAACTGGCCGTCCGGCGCCCAGGACGTGATGGCGTCCGCCGGACCGCAGGACACCACCCCACCGCCGACAACGGCTCAGAGAATCGTGGGCGCGCAGTCCGGCCGCTGCCTGACCGTCCCCGGCTCCAGCACCACCAACGGCACCCAGATCCAACTCTGGGACTGCACCGGCGACCGGTCGTCGTGCTCGCGTACACCGATTTCCCGGTCAGCGTCCGCTGACCGGGGCACACACCAACAAAGAGGAGACATGATGTCCGACCCGGAAGAGCACATGACCGACCCCGAGTCCGCCGGTGAGGTGCTGCCCGACGAGGAACTGGACGCCATCGCGGGCGGCGATGCCGGCCGTAAGCCGCGTCCGCCCTACCTGTAG
- a CDS encoding TOMM precursor leader peptide-binding protein — MDPVFDKPRLRAHLTARTSGSARVFLIAEDRYHLVHGVAAAAVVPYLDGTHTLADIVEATSAEISYTDCVLALATFFTSGHLTEGEVTDLHADAAWEARGVSGAEAARRLASRTVTLVRVGEPPVEDIVTALRTCGVRVRVGDPSPERGPVVVVTDEYLDPRLSELDAVFRAEGRSWLLAKPTGLEVWVGPYFRPGLTGCWHCLAERLDGNRPIGQYLRMSTGDQEPVRASIAASPASLGLAAYLIANVVTAMLIDDKLPELEGVLLSVRTTTLESERHELVRRPQCPACGSPTSVVPAKIELTDGYVPVALEGGRRTVPVEATHRRLAKHVSRLLGAVSTLRPVDGTREGVAHNYVAGHNFAVRPHNLEVLRRTLRGQSGGKGHSDIQARTGALCEALERYCGVWRGDQPITTAGLAALGETAVAPNNLLLFSEQQYERRLRWNASPAAGRLHTVPVPLDPFRPISWSTAWSLTHERERLVPAGYAWFGHPDLDEHGYCVPDANGNAAGNTIEEAVLQGFCELIERDGVALWWYNRALRPGFDLDSLCDPLVDRLRGFHAEQGREIWVLDLTTDLGVPTFAAVSRRVDHPVQDVLLGFGAHLDVRIAVLRALSELNQFLPSVAERRPDGSSVYREDDKSIVDWLTTVRVEQEPWLLPSPSAPTSLTTYPVLGGEDLAEDVRLCVRIAQRAGLEMIVLDQTRPDIELAVVKVMVPGLRHFWRRLGPGRLYDVPVRLGWLDTPTTEDGCNPVSVFV, encoded by the coding sequence ATGGACCCTGTGTTCGACAAGCCACGCCTCAGGGCGCACCTGACGGCAAGGACCTCCGGATCTGCGCGGGTCTTCCTCATCGCGGAGGACCGTTACCACCTGGTCCACGGCGTCGCTGCCGCGGCGGTCGTGCCCTACCTGGACGGCACGCACACCCTGGCGGACATTGTCGAAGCGACCAGCGCGGAGATCAGCTACACCGACTGCGTTCTGGCCCTGGCGACCTTCTTCACCTCCGGCCATCTCACCGAGGGTGAGGTGACCGACCTTCACGCCGACGCCGCTTGGGAGGCGCGTGGCGTGTCGGGCGCCGAGGCAGCACGTCGCTTGGCCTCGCGGACCGTGACGCTGGTGCGGGTGGGGGAACCACCTGTGGAGGACATCGTGACCGCGTTGCGGACCTGCGGTGTCCGAGTGCGAGTGGGCGATCCGTCGCCGGAGCGCGGACCGGTCGTGGTGGTGACCGACGAGTACCTGGATCCCCGGCTTTCCGAGCTCGACGCAGTGTTCCGTGCCGAGGGCCGTTCCTGGCTGCTGGCCAAACCGACCGGTCTCGAGGTCTGGGTCGGACCGTACTTCCGTCCTGGACTCACCGGGTGCTGGCATTGCCTCGCCGAACGGCTGGACGGCAACCGGCCGATCGGGCAGTACCTGCGGATGTCCACGGGCGACCAGGAACCCGTCCGAGCCTCGATCGCGGCGTCGCCCGCGTCCCTTGGGCTGGCCGCGTACCTCATCGCGAACGTGGTCACCGCCATGCTGATCGACGACAAACTCCCGGAGCTGGAAGGGGTTCTGCTGTCGGTACGCACGACGACGCTGGAGTCCGAACGGCACGAGCTGGTCCGCCGGCCGCAGTGCCCCGCGTGCGGCAGCCCTACGTCGGTTGTGCCCGCGAAGATCGAACTCACCGATGGGTACGTGCCCGTCGCGCTCGAGGGCGGACGGCGGACCGTGCCGGTCGAGGCAACCCACCGGCGGCTGGCGAAGCACGTCAGCCGGCTGCTCGGAGCCGTCAGCACCCTGCGGCCGGTGGACGGCACGCGTGAAGGCGTCGCGCACAACTATGTGGCGGGCCACAACTTCGCCGTACGGCCGCACAACCTGGAGGTGCTGCGCCGCACGCTGCGTGGGCAGAGCGGCGGGAAGGGGCACAGCGACATACAGGCCAGGACAGGCGCGCTCTGCGAGGCGCTCGAGCGGTACTGCGGCGTGTGGCGCGGCGACCAGCCGATCACCACAGCCGGCCTGGCCGCGCTCGGTGAAACAGCAGTGGCGCCCAACAACCTGCTCCTGTTCTCAGAACAACAGTACGAGCGCCGCCTCAGGTGGAACGCGTCCCCTGCCGCCGGACGGCTGCACACCGTGCCTGTGCCGCTGGACCCGTTCCGGCCGATCAGCTGGAGCACCGCCTGGTCGCTGACCCACGAGCGGGAACGGCTGGTACCAGCCGGGTACGCCTGGTTCGGCCACCCCGACCTGGACGAGCACGGGTACTGCGTGCCGGATGCCAACGGCAACGCGGCGGGCAACACGATCGAAGAGGCTGTGCTCCAAGGGTTCTGCGAACTCATCGAGCGCGACGGCGTCGCGCTGTGGTGGTACAACAGGGCGCTGCGGCCCGGGTTCGACCTCGACAGCCTGTGTGATCCGCTCGTCGACCGGCTCCGCGGGTTCCACGCCGAGCAGGGGCGTGAGATCTGGGTGCTCGACCTCACCACCGACCTCGGCGTACCGACGTTCGCCGCGGTGTCGCGGCGGGTCGACCACCCGGTGCAGGACGTGCTGCTCGGCTTCGGCGCGCATCTGGACGTGCGCATCGCGGTCCTGCGCGCGCTGTCCGAGCTCAACCAGTTCCTGCCGAGCGTCGCCGAGCGGCGGCCCGACGGGAGCTCCGTGTACCGCGAGGACGACAAGTCCATCGTGGACTGGCTGACGACCGTGCGAGTCGAGCAGGAGCCCTGGCTGCTCCCGAGCCCGTCGGCGCCCACCTCGCTCACGACCTACCCCGTCCTGGGGGGCGAGGACCTTGCCGAGGACGTGCGGCTTTGCGTGCGTATCGCCCAGCGCGCCGGCCTTGAGATGATCGTCCTCGACCAGACCCGGCCGGACATCGAGCTGGCTGTGGTGAAGGTCATGGTCCCCGGCCTGAGGCACTTCTGGCGCAGGCTCGGCCCCGGCAGGCTGTACGACGTCCCGGTCCGGCTCGGCTGGCTCGACACCCCGACGACCGAGGACGGGTGCAACCCCGTCAGCGTCTTCGTGTGA
- a CDS encoding SET domain-containing protein-lysine N-methyltransferase — MNGLEIRDTAHGRGVFATCAFRVGDVVERCPVVLVPPAELVFVPHVRALAYSWFHWVQPHWEKGGGAICLGYGALYNSCDEPNLSWDSAADEERVIVFTALRDIEPGEELTYKYAWPDWVARTGFGPIDADGLPLQVPRRSQVAMNNSSAAFATTHLVP; from the coding sequence ATGAACGGGCTCGAGATTCGTGACACGGCGCATGGCCGTGGGGTGTTTGCGACCTGTGCTTTCCGGGTGGGTGATGTGGTCGAGCGCTGTCCGGTGGTGCTGGTCCCGCCGGCCGAACTGGTATTCGTTCCGCACGTGCGCGCTCTTGCCTATAGTTGGTTTCATTGGGTTCAGCCGCACTGGGAGAAGGGCGGTGGCGCCATCTGCCTGGGGTACGGCGCTCTGTACAACTCCTGTGACGAACCGAACCTCTCTTGGGACAGTGCTGCTGATGAGGAGCGCGTGATCGTCTTCACCGCGCTGCGTGATATCGAGCCAGGCGAGGAACTGACCTACAAGTACGCCTGGCCCGACTGGGTCGCGCGCACGGGATTCGGTCCAATCGACGCCGACGGCCTACCGCTCCAGGTGCCGCGGCGTTCCCAGGTGGCTATGAACAACTCATCTGCGGCATTCGCCACGACGCATCTCGTACCTTAG